A stretch of the Bacteroidales bacterium genome encodes the following:
- a CDS encoding DegT/DnrJ/EryC1/StrS family aminotransferase, with amino-acid sequence MRKINMVDLKSQYDKIKDEVDKAIINVIESTAFINGPEVKNFQQDLEKYLGVKHVIPCANGTDALQVSMMAMELKPGDEVIAPSFTFVATAEVIALLGLTPVLVDVDPDTFNIDPKAIEKAITPKTKAIVPVHLFGQCADMDAIMEIASKHNLYVIEDTCQAIGADFISKNGTKKKAGTIAHVGCTSFFPSKNLGCYGDGGAIFTNDDKLAEKIRIVVNHGMTVRYYHDLIGVNSRLDSIQAAILRIKLKHLDEYAAARNKAAAYYDKAFGNNPKLKIPGRFNKSNHVFHQYTLVTNGFDRNKLPEFLQEKGIPAMIYYPVPMHLQKAYLDPRYKAGDFPVTEQLAKSVVSLPMHTELDEEQLKHITSSVLEFVNR; translated from the coding sequence ATGAGAAAGATTAATATGGTTGACTTGAAGAGCCAATATGACAAAATTAAAGATGAAGTAGATAAAGCAATTATAAATGTGATTGAATCGACTGCATTCATTAATGGTCCTGAAGTGAAAAATTTTCAACAGGATTTGGAAAAATATCTTGGTGTAAAACATGTAATTCCTTGTGCAAACGGAACCGATGCTTTACAGGTTTCAATGATGGCAATGGAATTAAAACCCGGCGATGAAGTGATTGCTCCTTCATTTACTTTTGTTGCAACTGCCGAAGTAATTGCTTTACTTGGACTAACGCCAGTTTTAGTAGATGTTGATCCCGATACTTTTAATATTGACCCGAAAGCGATTGAAAAAGCAATCACTCCAAAAACAAAAGCTATTGTACCGGTTCATTTATTCGGACAATGTGCCGATATGGATGCTATAATGGAAATCGCTTCTAAACATAATTTATATGTTATTGAAGATACCTGTCAGGCAATAGGTGCTGACTTTATTTCAAAAAACGGAACAAAGAAAAAAGCAGGAACAATAGCGCATGTAGGATGTACTTCTTTCTTCCCATCTAAAAATTTAGGTTGTTATGGTGATGGCGGCGCTATTTTTACCAATGATGATAAGCTTGCAGAAAAAATCAGGATAGTTGTTAATCATGGGATGACAGTAAGATATTACCATGATCTGATTGGTGTGAATTCGCGCCTTGACAGTATTCAGGCTGCAATACTTCGAATTAAATTAAAACATTTGGATGAATATGCTGCTGCACGAAATAAAGCTGCTGCATATTATGATAAGGCATTTGGAAATAATCCAAAACTAAAAATTCCCGGACGTTTCAATAAATCAAATCATGTTTTCCATCAGTATACTTTGGTTACAAACGGTTTTGATAGAAATAAATTACCGGAATTTTTACAGGAAAAAGGAATTCCGGCAATGATTTATTATCCTGTTCCAATGCATTTGCAAAAAGCATATCTCGACCCACGTTATAAAGCCGGTGATTTTCCGGTAACGGAACAGCTTGCAAAATCAGTGGTTTCATTACCAATGCATACAGAATTGGATGAAGAACAATTAAAACATATTACAAGTTCAGTTCTTGAATTTGTAAATAGATAA
- a CDS encoding glycosyltransferase N-terminal domain-containing protein produces the protein MAFLYNISILVYQLLIRISAPFNKKAGLWVKGRKNIWKNLSEKINPSEKKIWIHVSSLGEFEQGRPLIEGIKKKYPDIKILLTFFSPSGYEIRKNYENADYIFYLPSDTLNNAKKFIELTKPFLVVFVKYDFWFNYISCIAEKKIPIVFISSIFRKNQHFFKWYGGWFRKHLKKINHFFVQDISSENLLKGIGINQVTACGDTRFDRVYSITQNVKPFPDIQNFCGDSTIFIAGSTWPPDENILIPFINSGKTNYKFIIAPHLVDKAHISSITEKIKVPYILYSEISAKDFSDKNVLVIDCIGILSNVYQYAHIAYIGGGFGVSIHNIQEPATFGMPIIFGPKHTKFREAVELIKEGGAFCINNENEFYDIIKKLENTNVLKASSEISKKYIQKNIGATKIILENISKYFV, from the coding sequence GTGGCTTTTCTTTATAACATTTCTATCCTGGTTTATCAATTGCTCATTCGCATTAGTGCGCCATTTAATAAAAAAGCCGGGTTATGGGTGAAAGGCAGAAAAAATATCTGGAAAAATCTATCAGAAAAAATCAATCCTTCCGAAAAAAAAATCTGGATACATGTTTCCTCTCTTGGTGAGTTTGAACAAGGCAGGCCACTGATTGAAGGAATCAAAAAGAAATATCCCGATATAAAAATTCTTCTCACTTTTTTTTCTCCATCGGGTTATGAGATTCGCAAGAACTATGAAAATGCTGATTATATTTTTTATCTTCCATCCGACACCCTCAATAATGCAAAAAAATTTATTGAGCTGACAAAGCCATTTTTAGTGGTTTTCGTGAAGTATGATTTCTGGTTTAATTATATCAGTTGCATTGCAGAGAAAAAAATCCCTATTGTTTTTATTTCATCAATCTTTCGAAAGAATCAACATTTTTTTAAATGGTATGGCGGTTGGTTTCGCAAACATCTGAAAAAAATAAATCATTTTTTTGTACAGGATATTTCATCGGAAAATTTATTAAAAGGTATTGGAATAAACCAGGTAACTGCATGTGGCGATACGCGTTTCGACAGGGTTTACTCAATCACGCAAAATGTAAAACCATTTCCCGATATTCAAAATTTTTGCGGCGATTCTACAATTTTTATTGCAGGCAGTACATGGCCGCCTGATGAAAATATTTTAATTCCATTCATTAATTCAGGAAAAACAAATTATAAATTTATCATTGCTCCTCACCTCGTTGACAAAGCACATATATCAAGCATTACAGAAAAAATAAAAGTGCCTTATATTTTATATTCTGAAATTTCAGCAAAAGATTTTTCAGATAAAAATGTTTTGGTAATTGATTGTATTGGTATTTTGTCAAACGTTTATCAGTATGCTCACATTGCTTACATTGGCGGGGGGTTTGGAGTAAGCATACACAACATCCAGGAACCGGCGACATTCGGGATGCCCATAATTTTCGGGCCGAAGCATACAAAATTCCGGGAAGCTGTTGAATTGATTAAAGAAGGCGGAGCATTCTGTATCAATAACGAAAATGAATTTTACGATATTATTAAAAAGCTTGAAAACACTAATGTTTTAAAAGCTTCATCTGAAATTTCAAAAAAATATATTCAGAAAAATATTGGAGCTACAAAAATTATTTTGGAAAATATTTCGAAATATTTTGTTTAA
- a CDS encoding thioredoxin-like domain-containing protein, whose translation MFKKILILFFCCSFITPGIAQLTYSVNATVNGCKAEKIYLSKIYGKQVIKTDSSVIGNDCRFSFILPEYIGVVRLSANDSNFIDVIINHENVCITFPSVQFNTDVDFSSSPENIIYYQFLKQVKVIEDSADILIKLGQKLYDENPSANASKLNDIMKNINRLKTKRNEIALTAIDKNKDMYASKLIKAYIVPDYSAYKKNKDAAVYPSEAAFLKEHYFDYTDFSDSTLLNSDIFYKKCGEYFDYFASPPSVDSYNKCIDFILVRAQSNKKVYEYIINTLLSSFEHTQWEDVMLHIAEKYNETSTCSDAELSKELNKTSAIINSLKKGHKAYSIVANDLSGKNYILDSLKSKYILVMFWASWCDFCEDAMPELKAIYNKYNTKGLEIFAVSCDSVNAEWQKASAKYGITWINTCDLKGFKSENIKNYYVWQTPAFYLLDKDKKIISKPITVSKLKEDLGKLEW comes from the coding sequence ATGTTTAAAAAAATATTGATACTGTTCTTTTGTTGCTCATTTATTACCCCGGGCATTGCCCAGTTAACATATAGTGTTAACGCAACAGTCAATGGTTGTAAGGCGGAGAAGATATATCTTTCTAAAATATATGGCAAACAGGTAATCAAAACCGATTCATCAGTTATTGGTAACGACTGTCGTTTTTCCTTTATACTACCTGAATATATTGGCGTTGTACGTTTGTCAGCAAATGATTCGAATTTTATTGATGTGATTATAAATCATGAAAATGTATGTATTACTTTTCCTTCTGTTCAATTCAATACGGATGTTGATTTTAGTTCTTCACCGGAGAATATTATTTATTATCAATTTCTGAAACAAGTAAAAGTTATTGAAGATTCAGCTGATATATTAATAAAATTGGGTCAAAAGCTATATGACGAAAACCCTTCAGCCAATGCTTCGAAATTAAATGATATCATGAAAAATATCAACCGGCTGAAAACAAAAAGAAATGAAATTGCTTTAACAGCTATTGATAAAAATAAAGATATGTATGCATCAAAATTGATCAAAGCGTATATTGTACCTGATTATTCCGCATATAAAAAAAATAAAGATGCGGCTGTATATCCAAGTGAAGCAGCATTCCTGAAAGAACATTATTTTGATTATACCGATTTTTCGGATTCCACATTATTGAATTCCGATATTTTTTATAAAAAATGCGGGGAATATTTCGACTACTTTGCTTCTCCGCCTTCAGTGGATTCATATAATAAATGCATTGATTTTATTTTGGTTCGCGCCCAGTCGAATAAAAAAGTTTATGAATACATTATTAATACCCTTCTCAGTTCATTTGAGCATACACAATGGGAAGATGTAATGTTGCATATTGCTGAGAAATACAATGAAACCAGTACATGCAGCGATGCCGAATTGTCAAAGGAATTGAATAAAACTTCGGCAATAATTAATTCATTAAAAAAAGGACATAAGGCGTACAGCATAGTTGCAAATGATTTGAGTGGGAAAAATTATATTCTCGATTCATTAAAATCAAAATATATTTTGGTGATGTTCTGGGCATCGTGGTGCGATTTCTGCGAAGATGCCATGCCCGAATTGAAAGCGATTTACAATAAGTATAATACTAAAGGACTTGAAATTTTTGCAGTGTCATGCGACAGTGTAAACGCTGAATGGCAAAAGGCAAGTGCAAAATATGGCATTACATGGATTAACACCTGCGATTTGAAAGGCTTTAAAAGCGAAAACATAAAAAATTATTATGTTTGGCAAACTCCTGCATTTTACTTACTCGATAAGGATAAAAAGATAATTTCAAAACCTATAACTGTTTCTAAATTAAAAGAAGATTTAGGAAAATTAGAATGGTGA
- a CDS encoding C10 family peptidase, with the protein MKKIVTFFMLMIFGMTLLAKPVSKEEAQNVAVSFHKHYVPGKADYTISDVVEYSYNGISTFYVFNFKAGGYVMVSADDAAIPILAHSDSGTFDKNAISPSETAWLEDYSKQIESIVSNNIDNTETLKEWKKIQNNQFNPTTKDVAILCTAAWDQGSPWNTVVAQNTASGVYAGCVATAMGIVMYKWKYPTTGNGTHTYTEATYGDLTVNFGSTTYAWSSMSNTSASTASETLLYHNGVSVNMTYSTSASGAYQFDIPYSLKTFYKYQPSIEIQNMSNFTSANWLTLLKSELDAGRPILYAGATGGTSSSGHSFVCDGYKSASNTFHINWGWSSVGTTYYAIGSLNSGNGNFNSDNQAVVRVCPLSNAPIANFTADNAFPAVGGSVNFTDLSTNNPSTWEWTFEGGTPSTFTGKTPGAITYTAAGEYMVTLKVTNATGNDTKFSSKMIKVGHAAPQWIMQNCGSTVDNRIVSEIDICSPDVAWGVVVDGGSTINIPREIIRTTNGGTTWKLDTITFTGVTDYNIANICAIDANTCYAAMFPLGANGGKVAKTTDGGATWSIANSPDYSTSWLNFVHFFDANNGCTMGDPNTSSKFVNYYTTNGGSSWTQVLVASAAGETGLTNNYDAVAGTDSIWYGSTKGKLFRSADKGHTWTYTNYGTTGNTTGFGATIQVYPSFKNGSVGVLTGHTTDGAYSAIKRSTNGGTSFSALTPTGYFVKNPNIEYIPGSDIFVDVASYPGTGSSYSIDNCSTFKNIDTGSVSYYSVKFYNYSTGWAGSIVSPSNGGIYKWNPNVFVSTNDIPKNNENITIFPNPVNDMLNIEFKEYLGSKTQINIYNLVGELVYSEQVNPTFNDIIQLDLSAMKAGIYMVNIDDGNKMISKKISLIK; encoded by the coding sequence ATGAAAAAAATCGTTACCTTTTTTATGCTGATGATATTCGGCATGACATTGCTGGCTAAGCCGGTATCCAAGGAAGAAGCCCAGAATGTGGCCGTTTCATTTCACAAACACTATGTTCCCGGAAAAGCAGATTATACCATTTCGGATGTAGTAGAGTATAGTTATAATGGTATTTCTACTTTTTATGTTTTTAATTTTAAAGCAGGTGGATACGTAATGGTTTCAGCCGATGATGCAGCTATTCCTATTTTAGCACATTCTGACAGTGGAACTTTTGATAAAAATGCTATTTCTCCTTCTGAAACCGCATGGTTAGAAGACTACAGTAAACAAATTGAAAGTATTGTTTCGAATAATATTGATAATACCGAAACTTTAAAAGAATGGAAAAAAATTCAAAATAACCAATTCAATCCAACTACAAAAGATGTAGCAATATTATGTACTGCTGCTTGGGATCAGGGTTCACCTTGGAATACAGTAGTTGCTCAGAATACAGCTTCTGGCGTATATGCAGGTTGTGTTGCTACTGCAATGGGTATTGTAATGTATAAATGGAAATATCCAACAACAGGAAACGGAACGCATACATACACAGAAGCTACTTATGGTGATTTAACTGTAAATTTTGGTTCAACTACTTATGCATGGAGTTCAATGTCGAACACTTCTGCAAGTACTGCAAGCGAAACATTATTATATCATAATGGGGTAAGTGTAAACATGACCTATTCTACTTCCGCTTCCGGAGCTTACCAGTTCGATATTCCTTATTCCTTAAAAACTTTTTATAAATATCAGCCATCGATAGAAATTCAAAACATGTCGAACTTCACATCTGCTAACTGGCTAACCTTACTGAAATCAGAACTTGATGCAGGACGCCCGATATTATATGCCGGAGCAACCGGTGGTACCAGTTCAAGTGGACACTCGTTTGTTTGTGACGGATATAAATCTGCATCTAACACATTCCATATTAATTGGGGATGGAGCAGTGTAGGAACAACTTATTATGCTATTGGTTCACTTAACAGTGGAAACGGAAACTTCAATTCAGATAACCAGGCTGTAGTTAGAGTATGTCCATTATCAAATGCCCCTATCGCTAATTTCACAGCAGACAATGCTTTTCCAGCTGTTGGAGGTAGTGTAAATTTTACTGATTTATCAACAAATAATCCTTCTACATGGGAATGGACATTTGAAGGAGGTACTCCTTCAACTTTTACTGGAAAAACTCCGGGAGCTATAACATATACTGCTGCCGGTGAATATATGGTTACTTTAAAGGTTACTAATGCAACAGGTAATGATACCAAATTCTCATCTAAAATGATAAAAGTAGGTCACGCAGCTCCGCAGTGGATCATGCAAAACTGTGGTTCTACTGTAGATAACAGAATTGTAAGTGAAATAGATATATGCAGTCCTGATGTTGCATGGGGAGTTGTGGTAGACGGTGGTTCAACTATCAATATTCCAAGGGAGATTATTCGCACAACTAACGGTGGTACAACATGGAAACTGGATACCATTACCTTTACCGGAGTAACCGATTACAATATTGCCAACATTTGTGCTATTGATGCAAACACATGTTATGCTGCAATGTTCCCTTTAGGAGCAAATGGTGGTAAAGTTGCTAAAACAACTGATGGAGGTGCAACATGGTCAATTGCAAATTCACCCGATTACTCTACAAGCTGGCTGAATTTTGTACATTTCTTTGATGCAAATAATGGCTGTACTATGGGTGACCCGAATACTTCTAGTAAATTTGTAAACTATTATACAACAAATGGAGGCAGTTCATGGACACAGGTTCTCGTTGCCTCAGCCGCAGGGGAAACAGGATTAACCAATAATTATGATGCTGTTGCCGGTACTGATTCTATATGGTATGGCTCTACAAAAGGGAAACTTTTCCGCTCTGCTGATAAAGGACATACATGGACCTATACAAATTATGGAACTACCGGTAACACTACAGGTTTTGGGGCAACGATCCAGGTTTACCCTTCATTTAAAAATGGATCAGTTGGTGTACTTACAGGTCATACAACCGATGGTGCCTATTCTGCAATAAAAAGAAGTACTAATGGCGGAACTTCATTTTCTGCCTTAACTCCAACAGGATATTTTGTAAAAAATCCTAATATAGAATATATACCCGGAAGTGATATATTTGTTGATGTAGCTTCTTATCCCGGAACCGGTTCATCATATTCTATTGATAATTGTTCAACTTTTAAAAATATTGATACCGGTTCTGTATCATATTATTCAGTAAAATTTTATAATTATTCTACAGGATGGGCCGGAAGTATAGTTAGTCCTTCTAATGGAGGTATATATAAATGGAACCCTAATGTGTTTGTCAGCACAAATGATATACCTAAAAATAATGAGAATATTACAATATTCCCTAACCCTGTAAACGATATGTTGAATATTGAATTTAAAGAATACCTGGGCAGTAAAACTCAAATCAATATTTATAATTTAGTTGGAGAACTTGTTTATTCAGAACAAGTAAATCCAACGTTTAATGATATTATTCAGTTAGACCTTTCTGCTATGAAAGCCGGAATTTATATGGTCAACATTGATGATGGCAACAAGATGATTTCGAAAAAAATATCATTGATAAAATAA